The Castanea sativa cultivar Marrone di Chiusa Pesio chromosome 11, ASM4071231v1 genome contains a region encoding:
- the LOC142616365 gene encoding uncharacterized protein At4g02000-like — protein sequence MDEIATKCADLRLTEKEGSEVDLLAPVMETTRVLVGKFYTKRRVSLDLVARVLKSLWRTEKNFKVCDMGENKILFQFEDEEDLDRVLLLNPWSFDKYLVILHKLDVGEVVNKVQFREASFWVQIHGLPTMSQTKDVGVCVGSILGKVEKVDMDKKGFSLGGYLRIRVKMDITQPLSRGRIVRIGDALPRWVEFKYERLPIFRYCCGKVDHNERDCVQWIWSKATIKAEDKQFGAWLRASPDHL from the coding sequence ATGGATGAGATTGCAACTAAATGCGCAGATTTACGTTTGACGGAAAAGGAAGGAAGCGAGGTGGACCTACTAGCACCAGTGATGGAAACAACACGGGTTCTGGTGGGAAAATTCTATACGAAGCGACGCGTAAGCCTTGACTTGGTGGCAAGAGTGCTGAAATCGTTGTGGCGGACTGAGAAGAACTTCAAGGTTTGCGATATGGGCGAAAACAAGATTCTATTCCAATTTGAGGACGAAGAAGATTTGGATAGAGTTCTTTTGCTCAACCCCTGGTCATTTGATAAGTACCTGGTAATCCTCCATAAACTCGATGTGGGCGAAGTAGTCAACAAAGTTCAGTTTCGTGAAGCGTCATTCTGGGTTCAGATTCATGGGCTACCCACCATGAGCCAAACCAAGGATGTGGGTGTATGTGTAGGGAGCATACTGGGAAAGGTGGAGAAGGTGGACATGGACAAGAAAGGTTTTAGCTTGGGAGGGTATTTACGCATCCGAGTGAAGATGGACATAACTCAACCATTGAGTCGGGGTAGGATAGTCCGCATTGGCGACGCTCTACCGAGGTGGGTAGAATTCAAATATGAACGCTTACCTATTTTCCGCTACTGTTGTGGGAAGGTTGATCACAATGAGCGCGATTGCGTCCAATGGATATGGAGCAAAGCAACTATCAAGGCGGAGGACAAGCAGTTCGGTGCTTGGCTGCGCGCATCACCGGATCACCTTTAA